The DNA region CTACCCTCACGCGAGGACCTACCAGTCTCCAGCCAATCAGTTTCGCTTCAATGCCACCACCAAGGGCGTTATCAATACTAATGTGAATCTCATGCGGACGAACAAAAAGCGATGCTTCTTTGGAGCTCCCAAGATCGGGCGTATTTAGCTCGGTGTTTTCAAGATGGAGTGAGCCTTGCTCCACGCGGGCGTGAAACAGATTGACATTGCCCAAAAAGCCATAGACAAACGGATTAGCAGGTCGGTCATACACCTCTTCGGGCATGCCAATTTGCTCGATTTTGCCTTGATTCATCACAACGATTTTATCGGAAACTTCAAGTGCTTCTTCTTGGTCGTGGGTCACAAAGACACTGGTAATGTGAATTTCATCGTGCAGATTACGAAGCCATTGGCGCAGTTCTTGGCGCACTTTAGCATCGAGCGCACCAAAAGGCTCATCCAGTAACAATACTTTTGGCTCCACTGCAAGGGCACGCGCTAAAGCGACACGTTGACGTTGACCACCTGAGAGTTGTGAGGGATAGCGATTAGCAATCCAATCTAGCTGAATGAGTTTCAGCAGTTTATGGACCCGCTCTGTAATCTCCTCTTCACTCGGACGTGTTGCTTTGGGACGCACACGAAGTCCAAAGGCAACATTTTCAAACACACTCATATGGCGAAAAAGCGCGTAGTGCTGAAATACAAACCCCACTCCCCGATCACGCACATGCGTTGCGGTCGTATCTTCACCGTTAAAATAAATCGTTCCACTATCCGCCTCTTCTAGTCCTGCAATGATGCGAAGCAGGGTCGTTTTCCCTGAGCCTGAAGGGCCAAGAAGCGCTACAAGTTCACCATCGGGAATGGTCAAATTGATGTTATCGAGGGCTGTAAAAGTATCAAAACGTTTATTAATATTTGAAATCTGAATACTCATTCTTTATCCTTAATGCGCGAGTGAGCGTTTTTTACCGATGCGCCACTCAATGAAACTTTTTAGCACCAACGTTACCAGTGCTAAAAGGGTTAAAAGTGAAGCAACCGCAAAGGCCGCGGTGAAAAGGTACTCGCCATATAAAATCTCTACATGTAAAGGCATTGTGGTAGTCAAACCCCTGATGTGACCTGAAACAACTGCAACCGCACCAAACTCGCCCATCGCTCTGGCGTTACTTAAAATCACGCCATACAGCAGTCCCCATTTGATGTTAGGAAGCGTCACTTTCCAAAAGGTTTGCCACCCTGTTGCTCCCAGCGTTAAAGCAGATTCTTCTTCATCTTTGCCTTGCTCTTGCATCAAAGGAATGATCTCACGTGCCACAAACGGTGAGGTGATAAACAAGGTTGCAAGGATAATGCCGGGTGTGGCAAATACAATGCGTATATCATGCTCCCCAAGCCACGCGCCAAACCAACCTTGACTTCCAAATAACAGCACAAAAATCAGACCTGCAATGACGGGTGAAACGGCAAAAGGCAGATCAATCAGAGTAATTAAAAACCCTTTACCCCGAAATTCAAACTTGGCAATCAACCAAGCCGTGGCAACACCAAAAACGGTATTGAGCGGAACGGTAATGAGCACGACTAAAAGGGTTAGCTTAATCGCAGCAATGGCGTCAGGTTCACTGATAGATTCCCAGTAGATTTTCCACCCTTTTGCAAGCGCTTCACTAAAAACAACCGCCAAAGGAAGCGCTAAAAAAATGCCTAAAAAAAGAAGCGTAATACCCAATAAAAGCGGTTTCAGCCACTTCGGTTCTAAACGATGTTCTGTTTGCATCTTCTCTTCCTATAAACTTTTTTCACGACTGTAAATCTGAATCGCATTGATCAAAAATAAAATGATAAATGTGGCAAGTAACATCACCGTTCCCACCGCTGTTGCGCCCACATAATCAAATTGTGAAAGCTTAGTTACGATGATCAGTGGCACGATTTCACTCACAAAGGGCATATTGCTTGAGATAAAAATAATCGAACCATACTCTCCCAGTGCCCTTGCAAATGAGAGTGCAAATCCTGTTAGAAGTGCTGGCAATAAAGAGGGTAAAATCACTCTTGTAAACGTTTGCACCCACGATGCACCCAAACTTGTCGCTGCTTCTTCAAACTCTTTTTCAAACTCTTCAATGACAGGCTGAACGGTACGCACCACAAAAGGAAGCCCGATGAAGATGAGTGCGACCACAACACCTGCCCTAGAATAGGCGATCACGATGCCTAAGGGATCTAAGAGTCTTCCAATCCAACCTGTTTGTGCAAAAATAGCCGCAAGGGCAATACCCGCAACCGCTGTGGGAAGGGCAAAAGGCAAATCAACCAGTGCATCAACAATTTTTTTACCCAAAAAGTTATAACGCGCTAATGCCCATGCGATAATTAGTCCAAAAAAGAGGTTGATAACTGCCGCAATCAGACTCGCTCCAAAACTCAGTTTAAACGAAGCTAATACTCTAGGGTCTATAATGACCGCACTAAATTCGCTCCATGAAAGTTTGGTCGTATAAAGCAGTAACCCTCCCAGTGGAATGAGCACTAGGAGGGTTACGTAAGTCAGGCTAAAGCCAAGCGTTAAGCCAAACCCTGGCAAAACACTGGGCTTTCTAAAGCGCCATTTCATCGCTTAATTGAAGCGAAGATCTTGTCAAACTCGCCACCGTCCGCAAAGTGTTTCTTTTGAGCTTCCCCCCATCCGTTAAAGAGCGCATCAATCGTAAAGAGTTTTAGTTTTGGAAATGTTGATTCACTCTCTTTAATAATTTCAGGATCGGTTGGACGGTAGTAATTTTTAGCCGCAATTCTCTGTCCTTCTTTAGAGTAGAGGTACTCTAAGTAGGCGGTTGCTACCTCTTTCGTTCCTTTTTTCTCAACGTTTTTATCCACAATGCTCACACTTGGCTCAGCTAGAATACTAATACTGGGAACAACGATGTCAAATTTATCGGGACCTAATTCTTTAATTGACAAGATCGCTTCATTTTCCCAAGCAATTAAGACATCGCCCAAACCTCTTTGAACGAAGGTATTGGTAGCTCCTCTAGCGCCTGAGTCAAGGACGGGGACGTTGGCGTAAATTTTAGAGACAAACTCTCTGGCTTTCTCTTCACTGCCGTATTTTTCAAGCCCATAGCCCCACGCCGCTAAATGGTTCCAACGTGCTCCACCTGAAGTTTTAGGATTGGGCGTTATAACTTTAACATCGGGCTTTGCTAAATCATCCCAGTCATGAATTCCTTTAGGATTGCCTTTTCGTACTAAGAAGACAATGGTAGAGGTATAAGGGGCACTGTTATGAGTAAATCGTTTTTGCCAATTAGGATCAATCGCATGCGCTTTTTCAGCAATCGCATCGACATCGTACGCAAGAGCTAAGGTAACCACATCTGCATCCAAACCATCGATAACACTTCTGGCTTGCGCACCTGAACCACCATGTGACTGACGTACGGTTACGTTGTCACCTTTAATCTCTTTCCAATGTTTAGCAAAGGCTTGGTTATACTCTTTGTAAAACTCTCTAGTTGGGTCGTACGAGACGTTAAGCAAGGAGATATCTGCGGCGTGAATGGAAGGCACGATAAGTGCCAAAACTGCAACAGCTAATGAAAAAAGACGTTGTGTGTATAAGAATTTCATGTTTTTTCTTTCTGATTTTTTTCTGGAGTTCTCAAAGAACTCTTGTGATGACTCTTGAGTCAAGCTCAAAAGCTCTGCTAAACGCTACTTGCCTCTTACACAAAGAAATTTTGCACAACTGAATGCATTTCTTTTTACATGTAAGACGTTTTTTTAGCAACACATCAGACAAAAAACATGAGTACTCTTTCCATGAACAATGGCTTGTTTAGACTTCATGGTTTACCTCCTTGTTTTAAAGTGACGAAATAATAGCAGAATTATTTTTTATTGTCAATAATACCAAGCGATTTACTAATGTATTATGGGTTTTCTCATCTCTTTTAATGCAGTTATGTTATAATCTCATCAAATTCACTCAAAGGTCTCTTTGATGTTTTATACCGTTTTGGCTATTTTTTCAGGTGCTGGTTTTGGTGCACTTTTGCGTTGGTTTTTAGGAACAAAACTGAACAGCATTTACCCGTCCATTCCTCTTGGAACACTCAGTGCCAATCTTATTGGCGGTTATCTCATCGGATTATTCATTGCTTTTTTTGCTTCCAATACAGCCTTAGCACCAGAATGGCGACTTTTCATCATCACAGGTTTTTTAGGCGGACTTACAACGTTTAGCACGTTTAGTGCCGAGATCGTCTCCCTTATTCAAGAAGGGCGTCTTAGTATGAGTATCGTTGCCGTTCTTTTACATGTCATGGGTTCTATCGCTATGACATTTTTGGGTATTGCCAGTTACACCCTACTTCAAAAAGGAAGTTTATGAAAGGTTTTCAACTTATTTTTTCAACATTACAAAGTCGCAAACACCCCAATGGTGAGCACATTAGCCATTGGCTCGTTGAAGTTACCGAAAAAATTGGCATTAAAGGCGTCACGATTTTAAACGCTGCACAGGGGATCGGTCGTGACGGAAAACTCCATTCATCAACCTTTTTTGAGCTTGCGGATGAACCACTTGAAATCATCATGAACGTAAGCGATGCAGAATGTGAAAAACTCTTTACTCTTTTAAATGAAGAAAAATTAGGACTTTTTTACACAAAAACTGCTATCGAGTATGGAACAGTTTGAGCATACACTATATTATTTAGATAAATAATTCTCTTTTCAATATTCATCATAGACTATAAATTTATATTATATTTACCCACTTATAAATAGACGAATTTTATATTTATCATTTTTCTATCAATTATTTCAAACACAAATAACTAGTGTTATATACTTTTCATAACCATATCAAGTATATTTTATTAAATATACTAAAAGCATAAGAATACAAAAACACAATTATGTTCTAAAAGTACCATAAAAACGCTCTAAAATGTATATTTTAGACACTAAAAAGACACTTTTAGTACAAAATGTGGGCTTAAAAGTACAATCATTTCTCTCTAAAATCCATTTCTATTGAACTTACCTATCTGATATACTTCACAAAAATATAGAAATATTAAGATTTCGTTATTCTTTTTTTGCACATTACTGACGAAAAAAATATAACTAATTTAATGTATCTATACATTTTAATCCATCAAATTTTTCCAAATAAGGAGGGAATGATGACACTACCTATCTTTACGATTAAAGAAGACCATTTTAAAATAGATAAAATAGACTATCTTTCTCCTGTGCCTAGGCATAAACATGATTGTTATGAGCTTTTCTTTATTTTTAAAGGAGAGGGAACATTTTATGTTGATTGTCAAAGTTATGAAATTCACGAGAATTCATTTTTTTTAGTATCTCCTAATCAAATCCATGGATGGGAATATACACAAAATCTTCATGGTTATCTTCTCAAGTTTGATATGTCTTTCTTTTCAGAAAGGTCATTTATTGAATATCTGTCTATTTTCCACTTTGATACGGTCAATGTTAGCGAGTCAGAATTTTTATCCTTTGAAACTATTTTGAAAAGCTTACATGTAGAATATAGGATGACAAAATCATTTAAAGAGTGCACGATTACGAATCTCATTCAAATTTTGCTCATCTATGTAAAACGCGCCTTGCCTGCTAAACCAGCATCTGTCATGACAAATACACTCTTTACAAAGCTCAATGATCTTATGCATGAAAATAACTATCAACTCACACCTGTGACTTACTATGCAAAAAAATTAAAAACAAGTATTAAATTGCTGAATCAAGCAATTAAAGAGAGTACCGGGTTTAATTGCAGTGAGTTTATTCGTTCAAAAACAATACAAGAAGCCAAAAGACTTCTCAAATATGACACGATGTCTTGCAATGAAATTGCTGACCATTTAGGCTTTATCGACCCCGCTTATTTCAGTCGTTTCTTCAAAAGAGAGGTTGGTACTTCTCCTAAAAGCTTTCGAAATGAATTGGACGAAAAGTACAATTTTTAATAATGAAAATCCATTTTAAAAATAAATGTTACAAGTTATAATTTATCTGAAATTAAATTTTGGAGGAATTACAATGAAAAAATTCGCTGTTGTACTTTTAAGTACCGTTGTTTGTGGCACTTTGGCGAGTGCTAAGATTGTTCAACAATTTGAACCAGAAAAAGACACTTCTGCTTTTAAAGGTAAACCAGAAGTCAGTTTTGCAGTTGACTTATCTTTCTATTATCAAGGAATAGACCAAGCGTGGAGTGCCTCTAAGTATGCACCTCATGTTGATGCTAATACATGGAATGTTCCAGGTAATACAGGTGCAGGAGTTGGTGATGCAGAGTCAGCTTTAAGCTTGCCAAGTGCCAACTTAGATATCAATGCAAAAGTGATGAGCGGCTTTAATGTTAAGTTACAAACTATGCTAGCATCTCACCATCACAATGAGACTTATGTTAAAGGTGGTTATGCAACCATTGATAACCTTGATTTTATCGCTCCCGGATTCCTATCTGGCTTTATGAAAGATGCAACCATTAAAATTGGTGTTAATGACATTGACTATGGTGATGATCAATATAGAAGAACCGATAATGCAAACGTAATGAGAAATCCATTTATTAATAATTTAGCTGTTGATGCTGAAGATCAAGGCACTCACATTGAATTACTTTATCGTATTCCTGCGATTAGTTCTTTTGTCGTAATGGGTGTTACCAATGGTCAAGCCAATCCTCAAGATACAGCAGAAAGTGATACCTATGGTACGACAAGTAATACCTATGCAGTCTATGGAAAAATAGGCTTTGATCATGAATATACTGATGACTTAAGACTCAGAATTACAGAATCTGTTTACAATGTTTCTGGTGTCAATAGACAAGATTTATATGAAGGTGATAAAGCAGGTAATGTTATTCGAAATGTTTATGGTACTGTTAATTCAGCTGTTTTATCTTCTGGTTGGGATCCTACGAGAAATTATGTTAATTATAAGGGCACAAAACAATTTTCATCTGCTCCAGATCTTTTAGCCTCTAAAACCAATCTTTTTATAAAATATCAAGATACAGAATTATACGGAATGTATGAAATTATGGATGCTGTCAAGCGAAGCGCAGAACTGGTCAGTTTATAGTGTAAAAAAGTTGCGAATTGAAACTTAAACCACCTCTTGATTTTGACCTTCTATGTTTGAAGATTTAGCTTCAAACTTATAGATTTCTGAGTGTAAAACTCCTGTTTGTTTCTTCTCTTTAAGTCGGTAGCTATCTCCTTGAATATTGATGATATGTGAGTGATGTAACACTCGATCTAATATAGCGGTTGTAACGATTTTATCTCCTGCAAAGACTTGAACCCATTTACTAAATACAAGATTTGAAGTAAAAATGGTAGAGCTTTTTTCATAGCGTTTAGAAATAATTTGAAAAAAGTGATTGGCTTCTTCTTTGCTCATATTGAAATATCCAATCTCATCAATGACAAGTACCGATGGAGAGGCGATAGATTTCAAGAAGCTATCATATTTTTCTCTTTTTTGGCTCTATTTGCATTACTTAAAAGCTCACTTATGGTGGTAAATCTTACTTTATAGCGATGTTGCACCGCTTTGAGTGCTAGCGCAATAGCAAGATGTGTTTTACCCACACCACTTTCACCTAAGAGGATGATGTTCTCATACTTTTTAACAAATATTAGGCTTGAGAGTTCTTCAATCTGTTTACGGTTCACGCCAACGGAGAAAGTGTAATCAAACTGCTCTAATGTCTTAATAACTGGGAATCCTGCGAGTTTGGTCAACATATTTTTAGACCTTCCTAGTCTATTATCTACTTCCACTCGTAATACCTCCTCCAAGAACTGTGTATATTGCCAATTCTCTTTAGCTGCCATACTGGCAATATCATGATATTTTTCGCCTATGATAGAGAGCTTGAGTTCTTTACATAACTCATCGATAGAGGTATCTAACTCCATAATGCACCACCATAAAATCCAACAGGAAGGATGATGTTTGCAACCATGGGTATAAACTCATCGTAACATTGAATGTCTCTATTGGGGATATATAATTTTTCCAAGTCTTTGTGAGAATTGATTGGGGAATATTTTTAGCTACACTTTCAATCAAAGCTTTAGGGTGGATTCCTTGATAGGCTTTAGGCACAGGAAGTAGCTGTAACTGCTCCTGTGCTAACAACTCAAATGGCATCTGTAATGTCGTTTGGTGGATGCGTTTATTGGCGGTATTGTCCAACCATTTTAGAACTTCCGCATTTGCATTATCAAGCGTTAATGTGTAATGTTTCATAGAGAGTCTCACTCGTAATCCATTATGAAAGTTATACCGCAGATAATGGTTAAATCTCTCAACTTTTCCTTTGGTTTTAGCGCGATAGGGTTTGCATACTTTGATACTAAATCCACAGTGTTTGGCAAAGTCAGCAAACAAGGGATTGAATCTATGATCACCTTACCATAGTCATTTCGTGACAATATGACAGTTTTCATATTGTCATATAAACACTCTTTTGGAACACCACCAAAGTAGGCAAAAGCGTTCATATGGCACCCTATCAAGGTCTCAATCTTCTCATTATTAACGTATTCCACATAAGATGCTCTAGAGTAACCCATCGTCGCTACAAAGGCGGATAAATTATCCTTGGGAAACTCTACCCAGTCAACTTGCATCTGCTGGGCTGGTTTGGTTTCAAAGCGTATAATAGGCTCATCTAATTTGGCTCGAGCTCTAAGCTCATATCTTAGTATGACTTGTTGAAGCCACCTTAGACTTCCATCATATCCAAGCTTCTTAATCTCTTCATAAATGACGGTTAAGGGTATTTCACTTTTCTGCTGCTCTGCCGTCTCTAACATCTTGGCGATATGTGGCAAATAAGGATCAACACTGTTAATCACAGGAGGTCTATTGATATGGGGAATATAATCATCTGGAAGATTGGCATAGCGCCTTACAGTTTCTCTTGAAATACCTAACTTTCTAGCAATGGCACTTTTACTAAACCCTTCAGCTAAAAACTTCTTTATCATTTTAATTTCACCTTTTTTTAACATTCAACTCCTTTCCAAAAAATTGAAAATGGAGTTTAACCAATTTAACTTGGTTCTTTAAGGTTTTAAATCAAAATGCAACTCTCAAATTACATTTTCTACTGACCAGTTTAGCAGTTCGTTTGACACACATCGGTACTTTCCCCTCTGCGATACGGTTTTGACCGTAAAGTTCTCGTTCATGAACCGAGTTTGTCTCAAGCGGTCCACCAGCACACATCGTACATTTATCCATAGCTCCCTT from Sulfurospirillum diekertiae includes:
- the istA gene encoding IS21 family transposase; this encodes MLKKGEIKMIKKFLAEGFSKSAIARKLGISRETVRRYANLPDDYIPHINRPPVINSVDPYLPHIAKMLETAEQQKSEIPLTVIYEEIKKLGYDGSLRWLQQVILRYELRARAKLDEPIIRFETKPAQQMQVDWVEFPKDNLSAFVATMGYSRASYVEYVNNEKIETLIGCHMNAFAYFGGVPKECLYDNMKTVILSRNDYGKVIIDSIPCLLTLPNTVDLVSKYANPIALKPKEKLRDLTIICGITFIMDYE
- the cysT gene encoding sulfate ABC transporter permease subunit CysT codes for the protein MKWRFRKPSVLPGFGLTLGFSLTYVTLLVLIPLGGLLLYTTKLSWSEFSAVIIDPRVLASFKLSFGASLIAAVINLFFGLIIAWALARYNFLGKKIVDALVDLPFALPTAVAGIALAAIFAQTGWIGRLLDPLGIVIAYSRAGVVVALIFIGLPFVVRTVQPVIEEFEKEFEEAATSLGASWVQTFTRVILPSLLPALLTGFALSFARALGEYGSIIFISSNMPFVSEIVPLIIVTKLSQFDYVGATAVGTVMLLATFIILFLINAIQIYSREKSL
- a CDS encoding DUF190 domain-containing protein, giving the protein MKGFQLIFSTLQSRKHPNGEHISHWLVEVTEKIGIKGVTILNAAQGIGRDGKLHSSTFFELADEPLEIIMNVSDAECEKLFTLLNEEKLGLFYTKTAIEYGTV
- a CDS encoding sulfate ABC transporter substrate-binding protein, with the protein product MKFLYTQRLFSLAVAVLALIVPSIHAADISLLNVSYDPTREFYKEYNQAFAKHWKEIKGDNVTVRQSHGGSGAQARSVIDGLDADVVTLALAYDVDAIAEKAHAIDPNWQKRFTHNSAPYTSTIVFLVRKGNPKGIHDWDDLAKPDVKVITPNPKTSGGARWNHLAAWGYGLEKYGSEEKAREFVSKIYANVPVLDSGARGATNTFVQRGLGDVLIAWENEAILSIKELGPDKFDIVVPSISILAEPSVSIVDKNVEKKGTKEVATAYLEYLYSKEGQRIAAKNYYRPTDPEIIKESESTFPKLKLFTIDALFNGWGEAQKKHFADGGEFDKIFASIKR
- a CDS encoding sulfate/molybdate ABC transporter ATP-binding protein; protein product: MSIQISNINKRFDTFTALDNINLTIPDGELVALLGPSGSGKTTLLRIIAGLEEADSGTIYFNGEDTTATHVRDRGVGFVFQHYALFRHMSVFENVAFGLRVRPKATRPSEEEITERVHKLLKLIQLDWIANRYPSQLSGGQRQRVALARALAVEPKVLLLDEPFGALDAKVRQELRQWLRNLHDEIHITSVFVTHDQEEALEVSDKIVVMNQGKIEQIGMPEEVYDRPANPFVYGFLGNVNLFHARVEQGSLHLENTELNTPDLGSSKEASLFVRPHEIHISIDNALGGGIEAKLIGWRLVGPRVRVELETLHERQKVEAEISKTEWQAIKAYENGALFVHFESARIYTNEALWNDYVI
- the crcB gene encoding fluoride efflux transporter CrcB; this translates as MFYTVLAIFSGAGFGALLRWFLGTKLNSIYPSIPLGTLSANLIGGYLIGLFIAFFASNTALAPEWRLFIITGFLGGLTTFSTFSAEIVSLIQEGRLSMSIVAVLLHVMGSIAMTFLGIASYTLLQKGSL
- a CDS encoding helix-turn-helix domain-containing protein; the protein is MTLPIFTIKEDHFKIDKIDYLSPVPRHKHDCYELFFIFKGEGTFYVDCQSYEIHENSFFLVSPNQIHGWEYTQNLHGYLLKFDMSFFSERSFIEYLSIFHFDTVNVSESEFLSFETILKSLHVEYRMTKSFKECTITNLIQILLIYVKRALPAKPASVMTNTLFTKLNDLMHENNYQLTPVTYYAKKLKTSIKLLNQAIKESTGFNCSEFIRSKTIQEAKRLLKYDTMSCNEIADHLGFIDPAYFSRFFKREVGTSPKSFRNELDEKYNF
- the cysW gene encoding sulfate ABC transporter permease subunit CysW; this encodes MQTEHRLEPKWLKPLLLGITLLFLGIFLALPLAVVFSEALAKGWKIYWESISEPDAIAAIKLTLLVVLITVPLNTVFGVATAWLIAKFEFRGKGFLITLIDLPFAVSPVIAGLIFVLLFGSQGWFGAWLGEHDIRIVFATPGIILATLFITSPFVAREIIPLMQEQGKDEEESALTLGATGWQTFWKVTLPNIKWGLLYGVILSNARAMGEFGAVAVVSGHIRGLTTTMPLHVEILYGEYLFTAAFAVASLLTLLALVTLVLKSFIEWRIGKKRSLAH